In Pseudomonas rhizosphaerae, one DNA window encodes the following:
- a CDS encoding glycosyltransferase family 4 protein has product MSSFASRPLRIGVLTHIKHPIRQPFAGGLEAFTHDVTSGLMQRGHDVTLFASSSSDPALNIVPVWDDSTYKDGRRACLSSEYIEEHHAYLKAMQNIDDHRFDVIFNNSLHYVPATMASMIRTPMLTVLHTPPFFELINAYSGERRAGHFATISEANARQWKDVIPECHIIPNGIDLQTWSPRAAPLEHAIWFGRLVPDKGAHLAMDAAKLAGVPLRLAGQAVDPRYFKEEIQPRLSEQCQYLGHLGREELAIELASASAALVTPCWEEPFGLVVAEALACGTPVAAFARGAVGDLLTDATGVLAAGGDVEGLAQALRLARRKSRLACRLHAEAQWSHEVMLDRYDTLLRQVAEARA; this is encoded by the coding sequence ATGTCTTCATTTGCCTCTCGTCCGTTGCGCATCGGTGTGCTGACGCACATCAAACATCCCATTCGCCAACCGTTCGCCGGCGGCCTGGAAGCGTTCACCCATGACGTGACGTCCGGGCTGATGCAGCGGGGCCACGACGTCACGCTGTTCGCCAGTTCGTCCAGCGATCCGGCACTCAACATCGTGCCGGTGTGGGACGACTCCACCTACAAGGACGGTCGACGCGCCTGCCTGAGCTCCGAATACATCGAAGAGCATCATGCCTACCTCAAGGCGATGCAAAACATCGACGACCATCGCTTCGATGTCATTTTCAACAACAGCCTGCACTATGTGCCGGCGACCATGGCTTCGATGATTCGCACGCCGATGCTCACGGTGCTGCATACGCCGCCGTTCTTCGAGCTGATCAACGCCTACAGCGGTGAACGCCGTGCCGGGCATTTCGCGACCATTTCCGAGGCCAATGCACGGCAGTGGAAGGACGTCATCCCCGAGTGCCATATCATTCCCAACGGCATCGACCTGCAGACCTGGTCGCCGCGGGCCGCACCGTTGGAGCATGCCATCTGGTTCGGCCGACTGGTACCCGACAAGGGCGCGCACTTGGCCATGGACGCCGCGAAGTTGGCGGGTGTCCCGTTGCGCCTGGCCGGTCAGGCGGTGGATCCTCGCTACTTCAAGGAAGAGATTCAGCCACGCCTGAGCGAGCAGTGCCAATACCTCGGCCATCTGGGGCGTGAAGAGCTGGCGATCGAGTTGGCCAGTGCATCCGCTGCGCTGGTCACACCGTGCTGGGAAGAACCCTTCGGCCTGGTCGTGGCCGAAGCGCTGGCCTGCGGCACGCCTGTAGCGGCCTTTGCCCGTGGCGCAGTGGGCGATCTGCTGACCGACGCCACCGGCGTACTGGCCGCCGGCGGCGACGTCGAGGGCCTGGCCCAGGCGCTGCGTCTGGCTCGGCGCAAGTCGCGTCTGGCCTGCCGCCTGCACGCCGAGGCGCAGTGGAGCCATGAGGTCATGCTCGATCGCTACGACACGCTGTTGCGGCAGGTGGCCGAAGCCCGTGCCTGA
- a CDS encoding DUF1652 domain-containing protein, translated as MQQVGAMNKMTFPNACQVMRWHFHPMGFEGSMDAASSMVARLFDRSSGETLLTIAGLPCATVMNAADVERIIEAVESELEAFIPPQALKAG; from the coding sequence GTGCAACAGGTGGGCGCGATGAACAAGATGACGTTTCCGAATGCATGCCAGGTCATGCGCTGGCATTTTCACCCCATGGGCTTCGAAGGCAGCATGGACGCTGCCAGCAGCATGGTCGCCAGGCTCTTCGACCGCAGCAGCGGTGAAACGCTACTAACCATTGCCGGCCTGCCCTGCGCGACCGTCATGAACGCCGCCGACGTGGAGCGCATCATCGAGGCGGTGGAATCCGAGCTCGAAGCGTTCATCCCGCCCCAAGCACTCAAGGCGGGCTGA
- a CDS encoding MFS transporter has translation MQSQTVKLASRRWWYIMPIVFITYSLAYLDRANYGFAAASGMAADLNITPGLSSLLGALFFLGYFFFQVPGAIYAQRHSVKQLIFVSLILWGSLATLTGVVSSAYWLIVIRFMLGVVEAVVMPAMLVYLCHWFTRAERSRANTFLILGNPVTMLWMSVVSGYLIQHYSWRWMFIIEGLPAVIWAFIWWRLADDRPAQAKWLSQQEKDDLQAALAAEQVGMKPVKNYAEAFRSGKVITLSLQFFLWSVGVYGFVLWLPSILKQGAQMDMIEAGWLSSLPYLAAVIGMLVVSWFSDRMQKRKRFVWPPLLLAALAFYGSYALGSDHFWGSYALLVVAGACMYAPYGPFFAIVPEILPANVAGGAMALINSMGALGSFAGSYLVGYLNASTGNPGASYLLMSGALLLSALLTLLLKPSGCDLDVKQAATAAFKPCKH, from the coding sequence ATGCAGAGCCAGACCGTGAAACTCGCCAGCCGTCGCTGGTGGTACATCATGCCGATCGTTTTCATCACCTACAGCCTGGCCTACCTGGACCGGGCCAACTATGGCTTCGCCGCCGCCTCGGGCATGGCCGCCGACCTGAACATCACGCCAGGGCTGTCCTCGCTGCTCGGCGCGCTGTTCTTTCTGGGTTACTTCTTCTTCCAGGTACCCGGCGCCATCTACGCGCAGCGGCACAGCGTCAAGCAGCTGATCTTCGTCAGCCTGATCCTCTGGGGCAGCCTGGCAACCTTGACTGGCGTGGTGTCCAGCGCCTACTGGCTGATCGTGATCCGCTTCATGCTCGGGGTGGTCGAGGCGGTGGTCATGCCAGCGATGCTGGTGTACCTGTGCCACTGGTTCACCCGTGCCGAACGCTCGCGGGCCAACACGTTCCTGATTCTGGGCAACCCGGTCACCATGCTGTGGATGTCGGTGGTGTCGGGCTACCTGATCCAGCATTACAGCTGGCGCTGGATGTTCATCATCGAAGGGCTGCCAGCGGTGATCTGGGCCTTCATCTGGTGGCGCCTGGCCGACGACCGTCCGGCCCAGGCCAAGTGGCTCAGCCAGCAAGAGAAAGACGACTTGCAAGCGGCCCTGGCCGCCGAGCAAGTGGGCATGAAGCCGGTGAAGAACTACGCCGAGGCGTTCCGCTCGGGCAAGGTCATCACGCTGTCGCTGCAATTCTTCCTCTGGAGTGTGGGTGTCTACGGCTTCGTGCTGTGGCTGCCTTCGATTCTCAAGCAAGGCGCGCAGATGGACATGATCGAGGCCGGCTGGCTGTCGTCCCTGCCCTACCTAGCGGCAGTGATCGGCATGCTGGTAGTGAGCTGGTTTTCCGACCGCATGCAAAAGCGCAAGCGTTTCGTCTGGCCGCCATTGCTGCTGGCCGCATTGGCTTTCTACGGCTCCTACGCTCTGGGCAGCGATCACTTCTGGGGATCCTACGCGCTGCTGGTGGTCGCCGGCGCGTGCATGTACGCCCCTTACGGGCCGTTCTTTGCCATCGTCCCGGAAATCCTTCCGGCCAACGTGGCGGGCGGCGCGATGGCGCTGATCAACAGCATGGGCGCCCTGGGCTCGTTCGCCGGGTCCTACCTGGTGGGTTACCTGAACGCCAGCACCGGCAACCCTGGTGCGTCCTATCTGTTGATGAGCGGCGCCTTGTTGCTGTCGGCGCTGCTGACCCTACTGCTCAAGCCTAGCGGTTGTGACCTGGACGTCAAACAAGCCGCCACGGCAGCGTTCAAGCCGTGCAAACACTGA
- a CDS encoding sugar kinase, translated as MAEFDVLSFGETMAMFVAEQTGELADVERFNKRIAGADNNVAIGLSRLGFDVGWLSRVGDDSLGRFIVAALQREGLDCSHVGVDPQHPTGFQFKSLQNDGTDPSVEYFRRGSAASHMGIADVPERLLDARHLHATGIAPALSPSMNALTRHLMTQMRAGGRSVSFDPNLRPSLWPSQAHMIEQVNSLAALADWVLPGLAEGQLLTGQERCEDIARFYLDLGVHAVVIKLGADGAFYCSHEQQGYVAARPVHKVVDTVGAGDGFAVGVISALLEGRDLPKAAARGNWIGSLAVQSPGDMEGLPTRAALTADENR; from the coding sequence ATGGCTGAGTTCGATGTACTGAGCTTTGGCGAAACCATGGCCATGTTCGTCGCCGAGCAGACCGGTGAACTGGCCGATGTCGAGCGCTTCAACAAGCGCATCGCCGGTGCTGACAACAATGTTGCCATCGGCCTGTCGCGGCTAGGCTTCGACGTTGGCTGGTTGAGCCGCGTGGGCGACGACTCCCTGGGTCGTTTCATCGTCGCAGCGCTGCAACGCGAGGGGCTGGACTGCAGCCACGTCGGCGTGGATCCGCAGCACCCTACCGGTTTCCAGTTCAAGTCGTTGCAGAACGACGGCACGGACCCCAGCGTCGAATATTTCCGCCGCGGATCGGCGGCCAGCCATATGGGCATCGCCGATGTGCCCGAGCGCTTGCTCGATGCGCGTCACCTGCACGCGACCGGCATTGCGCCTGCGCTGTCGCCCAGCATGAACGCGCTGACGCGGCACTTGATGACGCAGATGCGTGCGGGCGGCCGCAGCGTGTCGTTCGATCCCAACCTGCGCCCGTCGCTGTGGCCCAGCCAGGCGCACATGATCGAGCAGGTCAACAGCCTTGCAGCCCTTGCCGACTGGGTACTGCCAGGGCTGGCCGAAGGGCAGCTGCTGACCGGGCAAGAACGCTGCGAAGACATCGCCCGTTTCTACCTGGACCTGGGCGTGCACGCAGTGGTGATCAAGCTGGGCGCGGACGGCGCTTTCTACTGCAGCCACGAGCAACAGGGCTATGTGGCCGCACGCCCAGTGCACAAAGTGGTGGACACGGTTGGCGCCGGCGACGGCTTCGCCGTGGGCGTCATCAGTGCCCTGCTCGAAGGCCGCGACCTGCCCAAGGCCGCCGCTCGCGGCAACTGGATCGGCAGCCTGGCGGTGCAGAGCCCAGGTGACATGGAAGGCTTGCCCACCCGCGCCGCGCTCACGGCGGACGAAAACCGATGA
- a CDS encoding sugar phosphate isomerase/epimerase family protein — protein MHLYPVSISLSSFGADYVRAQGQGQLAPLVAQIGASHIELREELFDSFDASALRSAIAAQGLTCVYSSPLELWQPGQTAPNPQLQQALARAVACDAVWLKVSLGFYSSASDLNVLHEQLRGQPVRLLVENDQTAQGGRIDPLVKFFSAVAEQGLPVGMTFDIGNWQWQQQSVSSAALQLGRFVEYIHCKAVQRTAAGKLVATPPELTDLHQWARLFRHMAPGLVRAIEYPLQGADLLAVSQVQVATLAALGRATQEVAHG, from the coding sequence ATGCATCTCTATCCCGTCTCCATCAGCCTATCCAGCTTCGGCGCGGACTATGTTCGCGCGCAGGGCCAGGGCCAGTTGGCGCCCTTGGTTGCCCAGATCGGCGCCAGCCACATCGAGTTGCGCGAAGAGTTGTTCGACAGCTTCGATGCATCCGCCCTGCGCAGCGCGATCGCTGCCCAGGGACTGACCTGTGTCTATTCCTCGCCACTGGAGCTGTGGCAGCCCGGCCAGACCGCTCCCAACCCGCAGTTGCAACAGGCGCTGGCGCGGGCCGTTGCCTGCGACGCGGTGTGGCTCAAGGTCTCGCTGGGGTTCTATTCATCCGCAAGCGACCTGAACGTGCTTCACGAGCAGCTGCGCGGCCAGCCCGTGCGCCTGCTCGTCGAAAACGACCAGACCGCCCAGGGTGGGCGGATCGATCCCCTGGTCAAATTCTTCTCCGCGGTTGCCGAACAGGGTCTGCCCGTGGGCATGACCTTCGACATCGGCAACTGGCAGTGGCAGCAACAATCGGTGTCAAGTGCAGCGTTGCAGCTGGGTCGGTTCGTGGAGTACATCCATTGCAAGGCGGTACAGCGTACCGCCGCCGGCAAGCTGGTCGCGACCCCACCTGAACTGACCGACCTGCACCAGTGGGCACGCCTGTTCCGGCACATGGCGCCGGGCCTGGTGCGGGCCATCGAGTACCCGTTGCAGGGCGCCGACCTGCTGGCTGTCAGCCAGGTACAAGTGGCGACTTTGGCTGCGCTGGGCCGAGCCACGCAGGAGGTGGCCCATGGCTGA
- a CDS encoding LacI family DNA-binding transcriptional regulator: protein MTRLSVTARPRVTMLDVAERAGVSKASVSRFIGEDRALLSDAIADRIARTIEELGYRPNQMARGLKRGRTRLIGMLMADIRNPYSVAVMHGVQTACRRHGYSLVVCNTDRDPEQERQQLQALRAYNIEGLIVNTLGRHQDELRELQQELPMVLVDRKVAHLPSDLVGLDNQLAVDMAIDHLQERGYHHIALVSEPVDGTSSRIERIDAFERRTQGPVFHTGAGLIEQLRLFLASSEISPKALFCANGVAALACTLALRELGSARFDEVGLIALDDLDWYPLVGDGITALAQPTHDIGVQALECLLQRLQGAQGPAQTFHFTPELIIRGSTPPR from the coding sequence GTGACCCGTCTTTCCGTGACTGCACGCCCCCGTGTGACCATGCTCGACGTCGCCGAGCGTGCAGGTGTTTCCAAGGCCAGCGTCTCGCGCTTCATCGGCGAGGATCGCGCTCTGCTCTCCGACGCCATCGCCGATCGCATCGCCCGCACCATCGAAGAGCTGGGCTATCGCCCCAATCAAATGGCCCGCGGCCTCAAGCGTGGTCGCACACGCCTGATCGGCATGCTCATGGCCGACATCCGCAACCCCTACTCGGTGGCCGTCATGCACGGTGTGCAAACCGCCTGCCGGCGCCATGGCTACAGCCTGGTGGTCTGCAACACCGATCGCGACCCCGAGCAGGAACGCCAACAGTTGCAGGCCCTGCGTGCCTACAACATCGAAGGCCTGATCGTGAACACCTTGGGCCGCCACCAGGACGAACTGCGCGAGCTGCAGCAGGAACTGCCCATGGTGCTGGTCGACCGCAAGGTCGCGCACCTGCCCAGCGACCTGGTGGGGCTGGACAACCAGCTCGCCGTCGACATGGCCATCGATCATCTGCAAGAGCGTGGCTATCACCACATCGCCTTGGTCAGCGAACCGGTCGACGGCACCAGTTCCCGTATCGAACGCATCGATGCCTTCGAGCGGCGCACCCAAGGCCCTGTGTTTCACACCGGCGCCGGCCTCATCGAACAATTGCGTTTGTTTCTCGCCAGCAGCGAGATTAGCCCTAAGGCGTTGTTCTGCGCCAACGGCGTCGCGGCCCTGGCCTGCACGCTGGCCTTGCGCGAACTGGGCAGCGCGCGCTTCGACGAGGTGGGCCTGATCGCCCTCGACGACCTCGACTGGTACCCACTGGTAGGCGACGGCATCACCGCCCTGGCCCAACCCACGCACGACATCGGCGTGCAGGCCCTGGAGTGCCTGCTGCAACGTTTGCAGGGCGCACAGGGCCCGGCCCAGACGTTCCACTTCACCCCGGAATTGATCATTCGAGGCTCGACACCGCCACGTTGA
- a CDS encoding RidA family protein, with product MLDIKRIETNQRMSRVVQCNGFTFLGGQTATDRSLDIKGQTAQVLAKIDNFLEQAGLDKTRIVTAQVWLSDIQANFAGMNEVWDAWAPEGHAPARATVESRLAAPDLLVEITVVAAG from the coding sequence ATGTTGGACATCAAACGCATCGAAACCAACCAGCGCATGAGCCGTGTCGTGCAGTGCAACGGCTTTACCTTCCTGGGCGGCCAGACTGCCACCGACCGTAGCCTGGACATCAAGGGGCAAACCGCCCAGGTGCTGGCCAAGATCGACAATTTTCTGGAGCAGGCAGGCTTGGACAAGACCCGTATCGTCACCGCACAGGTGTGGCTGTCGGATATCCAGGCCAATTTCGCCGGCATGAACGAGGTGTGGGACGCCTGGGCCCCCGAAGGCCACGCCCCAGCCCGCGCCACCGTGGAATCGCGCCTGGCTGCACCTGACCTGTTGGTGGAGATCACCGTCGTCGCAGCCGGTTGA
- a CDS encoding NAD(P)/FAD-dependent oxidoreductase gives MTDSLRQGADVLVIGGGIHGLSTALHLARAGVRVTVLEAEYCGRHASGVNAGGVRTLGRHVEEIPLALASRALWHGLQDVLGEDGGFVASGQLKLAENEAELQECQRRVEQLRALGFTHEVLIDRQQVLELVPTVAPHVVGGIWVSGDGYAVPYRTVTAFRLAAQRLGVQIFEQTPAQRIERSANHWRVDTPTGVYQAEHLVVTAGAWAAQLAAQVGEPVPVHPEGLMLMVTHRVAPFCAPVLGATGRALSFKQFANGTVVIGGKLVGSVEFAARHGEVQMDRLSTSARTVTDLFPHLRNLGVNRVWAGVEAFTADDIPVIGASCKAERLSYSFGFCGSGFQMGPGTGQRLAQQILGEHSPISLDPFSIGRFAQSAMAFEQPATTLIHS, from the coding sequence GTGACTGACTCTTTGCGCCAAGGCGCTGACGTACTGGTGATCGGCGGCGGTATCCACGGCCTGAGCACTGCCCTGCACCTGGCGCGCGCCGGGGTGCGCGTGACCGTGCTGGAGGCCGAATACTGTGGGCGGCATGCCTCCGGGGTGAATGCCGGTGGCGTGCGCACTTTGGGCCGCCACGTGGAGGAAATACCTTTGGCACTCGCTTCGCGAGCGCTCTGGCACGGCCTGCAGGACGTGCTGGGTGAAGACGGCGGCTTCGTCGCCAGCGGCCAGCTGAAACTTGCCGAGAACGAAGCGGAATTGCAGGAGTGCCAACGGCGCGTGGAGCAATTACGGGCCTTGGGTTTTACCCATGAGGTGTTGATCGATCGGCAACAGGTACTGGAGCTGGTCCCTACGGTAGCGCCCCATGTAGTGGGCGGTATCTGGGTCAGCGGCGACGGCTACGCGGTGCCCTACCGCACCGTGACCGCCTTCCGTTTGGCAGCGCAAAGGCTGGGTGTGCAGATCTTCGAGCAGACGCCGGCGCAGCGCATTGAGCGTTCCGCCAACCACTGGCGCGTGGATACGCCTACGGGTGTGTATCAAGCCGAGCATCTGGTGGTCACGGCGGGTGCCTGGGCCGCGCAACTGGCGGCGCAGGTCGGCGAACCGGTGCCGGTGCATCCCGAGGGCCTGATGCTGATGGTCACCCACCGCGTGGCACCGTTCTGCGCGCCCGTGCTGGGCGCCACGGGCCGCGCACTGTCGTTCAAGCAGTTTGCCAATGGCACGGTGGTGATCGGCGGCAAGCTGGTGGGGTCGGTGGAATTTGCCGCCCGCCACGGCGAGGTGCAGATGGACCGCTTGAGCACCAGCGCACGGACTGTGACCGACCTGTTCCCGCACTTGCGCAACCTGGGTGTGAACCGCGTCTGGGCAGGCGTCGAAGCCTTCACTGCCGACGACATCCCAGTGATCGGCGCCAGCTGCAAGGCGGAACGGTTGAGCTATTCCTTCGGCTTCTGCGGCAGTGGTTTCCAGATGGGCCCAGGAACCGGCCAGCGGCTGGCCCAGCAAATCCTTGGCGAGCACTCGCCGATCAGTCTCGATCCCTTTTCCATCGGGCGTTTCGCGCAGTCGGCGATGGCGTTCGAACAACCTGCAACAACCCTTATCCACTCGTGA
- a CDS encoding NAD(P)/FAD-dependent oxidoreductase, with translation MTLESVDVVVVGAGPAGMAGATDLAGLGLNVVLLDEQGSPGGQIYRGITLAPLSRRDLLGPDYAHGNVLAKALANTSVRHIKEAAVWQVSRDHQVSYLHSGRMHTLQARAVLLATGAMERPFPIRGWTLPGVMTAGAAQILLKSAGAAPVEPVVLAGCGPLLYLLGWQYLRAGVPIKALVDTTHRDDYWRARRHLVSALRAWPYLRKGLQLMRSLRQARIPHFTGATALAVEGSDSAQALSFSVQGKTERIATRCVLLHQGVVPNIQFSQSLRATHAWDTQQLCFSPLRDSWGELDVPGMFVAGDGGGIGGAQAAALQGRLAALGIAARLGALGAPQRDQRGVDLRQELNDNLRIRPFLDVLYRPRDEHRIPTDEVIVCRCEEVTAGQLREFVAMGCAGPNQAKSFGRCGMGPCQGRLCGLTVTEVIAEARAAAPGDVGYYRIRPPIKPITLGELAGD, from the coding sequence ATGACCCTTGAATCGGTCGATGTCGTCGTCGTGGGTGCTGGACCCGCTGGCATGGCCGGGGCCACCGACCTGGCCGGGCTTGGTTTGAACGTGGTGTTGCTGGACGAGCAAGGCAGCCCCGGCGGGCAGATCTACCGCGGCATCACGCTAGCCCCGCTGAGCCGGCGCGACCTGTTGGGACCGGACTACGCACATGGCAACGTACTGGCCAAGGCGCTGGCGAACACGTCGGTGCGGCACATCAAAGAGGCTGCTGTGTGGCAGGTGAGTCGCGATCATCAAGTGAGCTATCTGCACAGCGGGCGCATGCACACGTTACAGGCTCGCGCGGTGCTGTTGGCCACCGGCGCGATGGAGCGGCCCTTCCCGATCCGCGGCTGGACCCTGCCAGGGGTGATGACTGCGGGCGCCGCACAGATCCTGCTCAAGAGCGCGGGTGCCGCGCCTGTCGAGCCGGTGGTACTGGCCGGCTGCGGACCGTTGCTGTATCTGCTGGGCTGGCAGTACCTGCGCGCAGGCGTGCCGATCAAGGCGTTGGTCGACACGACCCACCGCGACGACTATTGGCGCGCGCGGCGGCATCTGGTCTCGGCACTGCGCGCTTGGCCCTACCTGCGCAAGGGTCTGCAACTGATGCGCAGCCTGCGCCAGGCGCGCATCCCCCATTTCACGGGCGCCACGGCCCTGGCGGTCGAAGGCAGTGATTCAGCCCAGGCGCTGAGTTTCAGTGTTCAGGGCAAGACCGAGCGCATCGCTACCCGGTGCGTGCTGCTGCATCAAGGTGTGGTGCCCAATATCCAGTTCAGCCAGTCGTTGCGGGCGACCCATGCCTGGGATACGCAGCAGCTGTGCTTCAGCCCACTCAGGGACAGCTGGGGTGAGCTGGACGTGCCGGGTATGTTCGTCGCCGGTGATGGCGGTGGCATTGGCGGTGCCCAAGCCGCGGCGCTGCAGGGTCGGCTGGCGGCCTTGGGCATCGCTGCACGACTGGGCGCACTGGGCGCTCCGCAGCGCGACCAGCGTGGCGTGGACCTGCGCCAGGAATTGAACGACAACCTGCGCATCCGGCCGTTTCTGGACGTTCTTTATCGGCCCCGCGACGAACATCGCATCCCGACCGACGAGGTCATCGTCTGTCGTTGTGAAGAAGTCACCGCCGGCCAATTGCGCGAATTCGTCGCCATGGGCTGCGCCGGGCCAAACCAGGCGAAGTCGTTCGGGCGCTGCGGCATGGGCCCGTGCCAAGGACGCCTGTGTGGTCTGACGGTCACTGAAGTGATCGCCGAGGCCCGGGCGGCAGCGCCAGGCGACGTCGGCTATTACCGGATCCGTCCGCCGATCAAGCCCATCACCTTGGGAGAATTGGCGGGTGACTGA
- a CDS encoding (2Fe-2S)-binding protein yields the protein MPIEAHSRAPLFQAVASETPSRRSVTLSFNGEALNVPPGISVAAALLMSGVERFRATPVSESPRAPYCMMGVCFECLVNIDGVPNRQSCLIEVVDGMQVHSQEGARDLQFDVPLVQVLEVQP from the coding sequence ATGCCCATTGAAGCCCATAGCCGCGCCCCGCTGTTCCAGGCGGTGGCCAGCGAAACCCCCAGCCGTCGCAGCGTGACCCTAAGCTTCAACGGCGAGGCCCTGAACGTACCGCCGGGCATCAGCGTCGCCGCAGCCCTGTTGATGTCGGGCGTGGAACGCTTCCGCGCCACGCCTGTAAGCGAATCGCCGCGCGCGCCTTACTGCATGATGGGTGTGTGTTTCGAGTGCCTGGTCAACATCGATGGCGTGCCCAATCGGCAAAGCTGCCTGATCGAGGTGGTCGACGGTATGCAGGTGCACTCCCAGGAAGGCGCCCGCGATCTGCAATTCGACGTGCCCTTGGTGCAGGTGCTGGAGGTGCAGCCATGA
- a CDS encoding NAD(P)/FAD-dependent oxidoreductase — protein sequence MKHSTAAINADVIVVGGGLVGTAVAYGLAREGADTVVLDQGDDAFRASRGNFGLVWVQGKGYNLPDYARWTRSSAQRWAGLRDALLADSGVDVSLKQPGGFHMCFSDEDLLERESRLRQLQVAVGDYPFEMLDAAELKARLPLIGKAVVGASYTPQDGHVNPLKLLRALHASAQHHGARFVGGQHIERIEGGAGDFRVRVGEQAYCAPRVVLAAGLGNPGLAAQVGLHAPVAPNRGQVLVSERVQPFLDYPTINVRQTDEGTVQLGDSMEEVGFDDSTSTRVLSAIAQRGVATFPLLRDVRLIRAWGALRVMSPDGFPIYQQSTTHPGAYVITCHSGVTLAAAHALRIAPWVMGGAQPDELAVFNGERFLSDKVLAHAH from the coding sequence ATGAAGCATTCGACGGCAGCGATCAACGCCGACGTCATCGTCGTCGGTGGCGGGCTGGTGGGCACGGCGGTCGCCTACGGACTGGCGCGCGAAGGGGCCGACACCGTGGTGCTCGACCAGGGCGACGACGCCTTTCGCGCCTCGCGCGGCAATTTCGGGCTGGTCTGGGTGCAGGGCAAGGGCTACAACCTGCCCGACTATGCGCGCTGGACCCGGTCTTCAGCGCAGCGCTGGGCCGGCCTGCGCGATGCGCTGCTGGCCGACAGCGGCGTGGATGTCAGCCTCAAGCAACCGGGCGGCTTTCACATGTGCTTCAGCGATGAAGACTTGCTGGAGCGCGAATCCCGGCTGCGGCAGTTGCAGGTCGCGGTCGGTGACTATCCCTTCGAGATGCTCGACGCCGCCGAGCTCAAAGCGCGCCTGCCGCTGATCGGCAAGGCCGTGGTCGGCGCCAGCTACACGCCCCAGGACGGCCACGTGAACCCGCTGAAACTGCTGCGTGCCCTGCACGCTTCGGCGCAGCATCACGGCGCGCGTTTCGTCGGTGGCCAACACATCGAGCGCATCGAGGGCGGCGCCGGTGACTTCCGCGTCCGGGTCGGCGAGCAGGCCTATTGCGCGCCGCGCGTGGTGCTCGCCGCCGGCCTGGGCAACCCCGGGCTGGCCGCGCAGGTCGGGCTGCACGCGCCGGTCGCGCCCAACCGTGGCCAGGTACTGGTCAGCGAGCGGGTCCAGCCGTTTCTCGACTACCCCACCATCAACGTTCGCCAAACCGACGAAGGCACGGTCCAGCTGGGCGACTCGATGGAAGAGGTCGGCTTCGACGACAGCACGTCCACCCGCGTGCTCTCGGCCATTGCCCAGCGTGGCGTGGCGACCTTTCCGCTGCTGCGCGATGTGCGCCTGATCCGCGCCTGGGGAGCGCTGCGGGTGATGAGCCCGGACGGTTTCCCGATCTATCAGCAGTCGACAACTCATCCCGGCGCTTACGTGATCACCTGCCACAGCGGCGTGACCCTGGCCGCTGCCCATGCCCTGCGCATCGCGCCGTGGGTGATGGGCGGCGCACAACCCGACGAATTGGCCGTGTTCAACGGCGAACGTTTTCTCAGCGACAAGGTGCTTGCCCATGCCCATTGA
- a CDS encoding ABC transporter permease yields the protein MHKNGFFSLLFHILFIAFIVAPLLVVMAMAFTDKGYLSLPTDGLSLRWFRALLDNQEMLDAFALSIKLGLASATIATLLAIPAALAISRYDFPGRGTLTGFLLSPLMIPSVVLGIAFLRFFSIAQIGGSFWALCLTHVIVVLPYALRLTLASTIGLEKDIEQAALSLGAKRWTAFHRVILPRIRTGVVGGWMLAFIQSFDELTMTVFVATPGTTTLPVAMYNQISQTIDPLITAVSTVLIVGTLILMLVLDRLVGLDRVLIGEGK from the coding sequence ATGCACAAGAACGGTTTTTTCTCGCTGCTGTTCCATATCCTGTTCATCGCCTTCATCGTCGCGCCGCTACTGGTGGTGATGGCCATGGCGTTCACCGACAAAGGGTACTTGTCCCTGCCGACCGACGGCCTGTCGCTGCGCTGGTTCAGGGCCTTGCTGGACAACCAGGAAATGCTTGACGCGTTCGCGCTGTCGATCAAGCTGGGCCTGGCCTCGGCCACCATCGCCACCCTGCTGGCCATCCCGGCGGCCTTGGCCATCAGCCGCTACGACTTTCCCGGTCGCGGTACGCTGACGGGCTTCCTGCTCTCGCCGTTGATGATTCCCTCGGTGGTGCTGGGTATCGCTTTCCTGCGCTTCTTTTCCATCGCCCAGATCGGCGGTTCGTTCTGGGCGCTGTGCCTGACCCACGTCATCGTCGTGCTGCCCTATGCCTTGCGCCTGACCCTGGCCTCAACCATCGGCCTGGAGAAAGACATCGAGCAGGCCGCGCTGTCGCTGGGGGCCAAACGCTGGACCGCGTTTCATCGCGTCATCCTGCCGCGCATCCGCACCGGCGTGGTGGGCGGCTGGATGCTGGCGTTCATCCAGAGCTTCGATGAACTGACCATGACGGTCTTCGTCGCCACGCCGGGCACCACTACGCTGCCGGTGGCGATGTACAACCAGATTTCCCAGACCATCGATCCCTTGATCACGGCGGTATCGACGGTGTTGATCGTCGGCACGCTGATCCTGATGCTGGTGCTCGATCGCCTGGTGGGTCTGGATCGCGTGCTGATAGGAGAAGGCAAATGA